Genomic window (Stenotrophomonas maltophilia):
GTCCGGTGGCCATGCCACGCTTGCCTTCATCGCTGGCCACGCCGGCGATGTCCAGGTGGGCCCAGCGCTGGCCTTCGGCGAAGCGCGACAGGAAGCAGCCAGCGGTGATCGCGCCGGCCCAGCGGCCGCCGATGTTGTAGACGTCGGCGAAGCTCGAATCCAGCATCGGCTGGTACTCGTCCCACAGCGGCAGGCGCCAGGCGCGGTCGAACACGTGTTCGCCGGCGGCCAGCAACTCGTTGGCCAGGTCGTCGTGCTTGCTCATCAGGCCGGCAGTCTGGTGGCCGAGGGCGACCATGCAGGCACCGGTCAGGGTGGCAACGTCGACCAGCGCGGCCGGCTCGAAGCGCTGCGCGTAGGTCAGCGCGTCGCACAGGATCAGGCGGCCTTCGGCGTCGGTGTTGCCCACTTCGATGGTCTTGCCCGACATCGAGGTGATCACGTCGGACGGGCGGTAGGCGTTGCCGTCGATGGCGTTTTCCACCGCCGGCACCACCACCACCAGGTTCAGCGGCAGCTTGGCCTTGACCGCAGCGACGAAGGTGCCGATGACGTTGGCGCCACCGCACATGTCGTACTTCATCTCTTCGATGCCGCCCTGGGTCTTCAGGTTGACGCCACCGGTATCGAAGGTGATGCCCTTGCCGACCAGCACGTACGGCTTGGCGTCGCCAGCACCGGTCCACTTCAGCACGACCAGGCGCGGGCGGTTGGCCGAACCACGGGCCACGGCCAGCAGCGAGCCCATGCCCAGCGCTTCCATCTGGTGTTCGTCGAGGATCTCGGCTTCGGCGCCGTCGTGCTCGCCGGCGAACTTCACGCCCACCTCGGCCAGGTAGGCCGGGGTGCAGTAGTTCGGCGGCAGGTTGCCCAGTTCGCGGGCGAACTCGACACCGGCGGCGATGGCCTGACCCTGGGCCAGGGCCTGGGCGTCGTCACCGGCGATGGCCAGCTGGGCCAGGCCGGCGTCGTCGGCCTTCTTCTTGCCCAGGGTGGCGGTGTAGCGGTAAGCGGCGTGATCGGCGGCGATCACCGCCTGGCGGATCGCCCAGGCTGCGTTGCGGTCCTTCACCGTCACTTCGGACAGGGTGAACAGTGCGCTGCGGGCAGCACCGGCCTTCAGCGCACGCACGGCGTCGCCGATGGCCTTCAGGTACTGCGGCACGCCGAAACGGGCGACTTCGCCGAGGCCGACCACCAGCACGCGCGGGGCGGTCACGCCCGGCAGGTCGTGCAGCAGGGTGGTCGCGCCGGTCTTGCCGGACAGGTCGCCGCGCTGGGCGAGGGCGGCCAGGCGGCCACCACTGGCGGCGTCCAGGGCCTGTGCGGCCGGGGTCAGGGTATGGTCGGCATACGCGCCAACCACCAGGCAATCGACGGTGGCGGCGGCCGGAGCAACGTGGTTCAGGGTGAATTCGAGGGCCATTGAGCAGATTCCATTGGCGAGTCCGTACAATCGCAGGCCGTTTACGCCCAGACAGTAGACTGGGCGGCACCGCGAACGAACCCCAGAGTTTAAACCACCGCCCCATGTTGAAGCTCGACCGATACCTGCTGGGCGATTTCGTCCAGAGTTTCCTGGCTACCCTGATCGTCCTGCTGGTGGTCAGCGTAGGCGGCGTGCTGGTGGATATCCTCGGCAACATCGCCGACGGGCGCCTGCCGGCCAAGCTGCTGTTCTCCCAGCTGGGCCTGCAGTTCATCGCCTACCTGCCGCTGATCCTGCCGCTGGCACTGATGCTGGGCCTGCTGCTGGCGGTGGCCCGGCTGTACCGCGACTCGGAAATGGCGGTCATCACCGCCATTGGCGTGGGCCCCAAGCGCCTGCTGCGGCCGCTGCTGATGCTGGTGCTGCCGGTCGTGGCCCTGGTGGGGGCCTGCTCGCTGTGGCTGGGGCCCTGGGCCGGGCGGGTGGCCGAGCAGATGATCATCGAGGCCAACCGCAGTGTGCTGATGGCCGGCCTGGAGCCGGGCCGCTTCACCCCGCTGCCCAATGGCGGCGTGGTCTACCTGTCCTCGATCTCGCCCGATGGCACCCGGCTGGGCAGGGTGTTCCTGCAGCGGCAGAAGGACGACCGCCTCGAGGTGGTGTCTGCCGCCGGGGGCCGGATGTTCTTTGAAGGCGCCCGCCAGCGCTTCCTGGAGCTGGATGATGGGCACCAGGTGGAGGGCCCGGTAGCGGGTGGGCTGGACTATCGCCTGGCGACCTTCGCGCGCAACGACGTGGCCCTGCCCGACGGTGCGCAGACCCGTACCGAGAACGATCCGGAGTTGATGCCGACCACGAAGCTGTTCGGTGATGCCCGGCCCGAGGCACAGGCACAGCTGCATCGCCGGCTGGCCCCGCCGCTGATCGCACTGGCCTTCGCCCTGTTGACCGTGCCGCTGGGCCGCAGCTCTCCGCGCCAGCAGCGCTACGGACGGATGATGCTGGCCCTGCTGGCCTACATGGTTGGCACCAACCTGATGTTCATCGGCAGCGGCTGGATCGCCACCGGCAAGATTCCGGCCGCGCTCGGCCTGTGGTGGCTGACCCTGCCGTTGCTGGGGCTGGCGATCTGGATGTATGCACGTGATGGCCGCCTGGGCCGGCCGAAGGGAGCCCACGCATGAGGCTGCGCCCGATGCGTTTCGATCTTTACCTGGGCCAGTCGGTGTTCACCACGGTGCTGTTGACCTGGACGGTGTTGGTCGGCCTGGACGTGGTGATGGCCTTCTCCGGCGAGTTCAAGGACATCGGCAAGAACGGCTACTCGCTGGGCCATGCCGCAGCCTGGGTGCTGTACACGGTGCCGCG
Coding sequences:
- a CDS encoding leucyl aminopeptidase, which encodes MALEFTLNHVAPAAATVDCLVVGAYADHTLTPAAQALDAASGGRLAALAQRGDLSGKTGATTLLHDLPGVTAPRVLVVGLGEVARFGVPQYLKAIGDAVRALKAGAARSALFTLSEVTVKDRNAAWAIRQAVIAADHAAYRYTATLGKKKADDAGLAQLAIAGDDAQALAQGQAIAAGVEFARELGNLPPNYCTPAYLAEVGVKFAGEHDGAEAEILDEHQMEALGMGSLLAVARGSANRPRLVVLKWTGAGDAKPYVLVGKGITFDTGGVNLKTQGGIEEMKYDMCGGANVIGTFVAAVKAKLPLNLVVVVPAVENAIDGNAYRPSDVITSMSGKTIEVGNTDAEGRLILCDALTYAQRFEPAALVDVATLTGACMVALGHQTAGLMSKHDDLANELLAAGEHVFDRAWRLPLWDEYQPMLDSSFADVYNIGGRWAGAITAGCFLSRFAEGQRWAHLDIAGVASDEGKRGMATGRPVGLLSQWLLDQVARA
- the lptF gene encoding LPS export ABC transporter permease LptF, with translation MLKLDRYLLGDFVQSFLATLIVLLVVSVGGVLVDILGNIADGRLPAKLLFSQLGLQFIAYLPLILPLALMLGLLLAVARLYRDSEMAVITAIGVGPKRLLRPLLMLVLPVVALVGACSLWLGPWAGRVAEQMIIEANRSVLMAGLEPGRFTPLPNGGVVYLSSISPDGTRLGRVFLQRQKDDRLEVVSAAGGRMFFEGARQRFLELDDGHQVEGPVAGGLDYRLATFARNDVALPDGAQTRTENDPELMPTTKLFGDARPEAQAQLHRRLAPPLIALAFALLTVPLGRSSPRQQRYGRMMLALLAYMVGTNLMFIGSGWIATGKIPAALGLWWLTLPLLGLAIWMYARDGRLGRPKGAHA